The Fusarium fujikuroi IMI 58289 draft genome, chromosome FFUJ_chr01 sequence TGGCTTTCTATTTTGTTTCTTCGTGACTGGCGCCTTCGCTCCCATTCCTTTCGCTTTCGTTGTTGGTGTTTCGTCTGCTGGTTCGGTTTCAGATCCAGATCCAGCAAAGGCGTGTACTGGTATTTCCAAGTAGTTACTCCTATCTTGGTATCGACACGGCAAAACCAAGCTTTCTGGATCATGTGCCATCTTATGCCACAACTTGACAAACCGTTTGGTGCGTATCCCATGCTTTAGCTTAAATACTGGCCTGAGCTGCCTCTGCAGTTCTGGGTGCGCTGTCATATCGGGCATATCTGTCTCCTCAATTATGCTATGATTGAACGGCAAGTTGCGGTATGCTCGGTTGAGCTCCTtaagctcttcatcatcgagcAATACCTTGCTGAGTTCTGGCAATGTGGCGAGGTCACCCAGCTCCGGGTTGTGTTTGTTGCTTTGTTGTTTTGCTTTCCCACCAATCTTTAACAAGCTCGCCACACTCTGAAATCCTGTCTCAACTCCGTCAGGCATATGGAACTTTTTCGgtggcttcttctttcctgcTGGTGCTCGACGCTTCTTCGGCTCCGGCAATGACTGGTCCTGCGTGTTTTCGATAGGAATGTCAACGTGTCGTTTGTCCACCTCGGGTACAACCCCTCTCGGAACGATTCGTGTCGAGAGATCAAATCGAAAATTGAACCGACTTCCCTCGCAAATCAATGTTTGCATCTTTTCGTAGTTGTCTTTGGATTTGGCAAAttgatcctcttccttgcCACGCATGAGTAGCAGCACGATGTTACCCGCTCGTTTTCGGCCAGTTCTTCCCATTCGTTGCAGCATTCGAATTGGTGATGCCGAAGAATCATAGCATACGATTAGATCGACCTGTCCGATGTccagtccttcttctccgaTCGAGGTAGCAACGAGCACGTTAAAATCACCCCTCTTGAACCTATTGATTGCCTCAATTTGCTGTGCTTGTTTCATGCCTTCTCCTCGCTTGCCGTCAGCCTGTCCAACAAAGACACTGGCCTTGATAAGAGGCTGATGTTTATTCAGCATGCGCACAATATCTTCAGCAGAATCTCGGTATTCACTGAACACGATTACACGAGTAGCCGAATTCTCACTCTGATCCATGAAGTGATTCAACACTGTATCAGCCAAGGCTGTGAGTTTGGGATGTCCCACGAACCCTTCCGTACGAAGCCATTTGGAAATTTtatccatcatctcctgAAAATTAGAATCCTGAATCAGTTGGCGCTTGTACTTGGAACCCTTTTCTCCTTTGCCTTCCTGTTCGCTACGCAAGTCCACAAGATTGTCATAGAAAGGCTTAATACCGTGGAAGTTTAGCAATTTTATCGAGTGTGCGATACTGGTAAGAACGCTGAAGACAGCTCGCATCATGTGTTGCACGCCCTGGTTCGCATGCCTTCCTCGAGAAGCGAACCATTCTCTTTGGGATTGCATCAATCCGTATGCTGTGATAGCCATCGGGCTTCGTCCAAACCATATATTTTGCGAGCTCAGCTTATCCGTCATCGGTTTCAGGGCCTTGGTGAAAAGTTCGCTGACTAGGATCATTTCGTCGGACGGATCAAGGACAACCTGTTCGATATTCCTCTGATGAACATACTGACGAATGTCTATTGAGTCTTCTGTGCGTATTTCGCAATGAGATATGCCTAGGTTGTCAATGACTTCTTGGACTGTCTCGATTTTTGAGCCAGGTGTGGCAGTCAATGCTAGTACTCGGAAGCTCTTGGAGAATCGTCGAATGAGTTTTGTGACCTTGGCATACGCATACTCTCCAACCGCGCGATGTGCCTCATCGATGACCAATAAAGCTATGGATTTCGGATCGGCATATCCGTGTGATATATCATTTAGTAGCGTCTGGGGGGTCATAAAAAAGACTCGACGTGATTCCCACTCATCAACACGGAGAGCTGGAGGGATATCGCCCGTCAACAGTGTTGTTTCAGACCGGGGGATACCCGCAATATTGTAGCAAGCATCGACTTGCTGTGCCACAAGGGGCTTTGTTGGAGCGACGAATACTAGCTTGGCTTTCTTGGTCCATCGATAGAAGTTGAGCATGACGGTTGCAGCAATAAAAGTTTTCCCAAGGCCAGTTGGCAATGCTACTAGCGTGTTGTTAAACAAACTATTTTTAACGATACTGAATTGGTAGTTTCGAATAGCGCCTAAGTTGGTGGGATAAACCCATGTCTGCATTGCCTCAGTGTCAACTTCATGGTGAGTTGGTTCTTCTCGAGGAAGATCGGCGCGGAACACTCTTGTCGCTGCTGCGGGCTGTGAAGTGTGCGGGCCATCGCTTGATAGCGAGCCGCCAAAAAGGGTTGTCTGACGCCAGTTTCCGGAACTTGTTCGATTGAGCCCTGTTCGAGGGGCTGGACCAGCCGAGGCTGCTACGGACACATTCGATCTCGACTGTGGCTCTGGGGATGAGAATGCATCTGAGGGGAGATCCTCCAATTCCAAAGCTGCCACAGCTGCAGAGTTTGGCTTATTCGAGGGTCGCGATACTACTGCATGTGAAGGTTTTGTGTTGCCTTGTCCGTTCATAGAAGACGAGACTTGATCAAGAGCGGTAATGAAGTCCTCATCAGCGATGTCATCGTCGAACTCATCACTGTCCATCGTGGCGAATAAGTGTAGTGACGCGCGGCTTCTCGGGTATGCAGTGGTTTGAATCAATAA is a genomic window containing:
- a CDS encoding related to RNA helicase MPH1 → MDSDEFDDDIADEDFITALDQVSSSMNGQGNTKPSHAVVSRPSNKPNSAAVAALELEDLPSDAFSSPEPQSRSNVSVAASAGPAPRTGLNRTSSGNWRQTTLFGGSLSSDGPHTSQPAAATRVFRADLPREEPTHHEVDTEAMQTWVYPTNLGAIRNYQFSIVKNSLFNNTLVALPTGLGKTFIAATVMLNFYRWTKKAKLVFVAPTKPLVAQQVDACYNIAGIPRSETTLLTGDIPPALRVDEWESRRVFFMTPQTLLNDISHGYADPKSIALLVIDEAHRAVGEYAYAKVTKLIRRFSKSFRVLALTATPGSKIETVQEVIDNLGISHCEIRTEDSIDIRQYVHQRNIEQVVLDPSDEMILVSELFTKALKPMTDKLSSQNIWFGRSPMAITAYGLMQSQREWFASRGRHANQGVQHMMRAVFSVLTSIAHSIKLLNFHGIKPFYDNLVDLRSEQEGKGEKGSKYKRQLIQDSNFQEMMDKISKWLRTEGFVGHPKLTALADTVLNHFMDQSENSATRVIVFSEYRDSAEDIVRMLNKHQPLIKASVFVGQADGKRGEGMKQAQQIEAINRFKRGDFNVLVATSIGEEGLDIGQVDLIVCYDSSASPIRMLQRMGRTGRKRAGNIVLLLMRGKEEDQFAKSKDNYEKMQTLICEGSRFNFRFDLSTRIVPRGVVPEVDKRHVDIPIENTQDQSLPEPKKRRAPAGKKKPPKKFHMPDGVETGFQSVASLLKIGGKAKQQSNKHNPELGDLATLPELSKVLLDDEELKELNRAYRNLPFNHSIIEETDMPDMTAHPELQRQLRPVFKLKHGIRTKRFVKLWHKMAHDPESLVLPCRYQDRSNYLEIPVHAFAGSGSETEPADETPTTKAKGMGAKAPVTKKQNRKPPSKAQPRAKRRRLSSDLAPQTFAVGSMVDEGLFEEDDEDDDEDEEDEVIPRGRGRPKRSSKSGSKGKRRPRQKQGGLNSDEVGDDCERDSDMIETDGSDNGEDLLDFIVSDNHPMSSGREPVSLRTSSPPASSTSTPECAHGKSTKPFYVPTQFPGTQESDDIPDLGEVLKMTGKQRAQDFSDDDVAVRRTARGRRAVVDESDSD